From a single Polyangium spumosum genomic region:
- a CDS encoding DUF3089 domain-containing protein, with product MVLLGVFLVFLSFFTLDRWLFVALDPGPFEPSAAPPAPDYDEDASWAALPTREDDADVSLPELPAAARGAESADVFFVHPTTSLAKRWNAPIDDPEIVRATARGATLIQASVFNACCAVYAPRYRQANGKAFVAPSPEGDRALDIAFGDVAAAFDSFLARRGEGRPFVLASHSQGTVLASRLLRERIWGKPPAEHLVAAYLIGGPIRRETIGEAIPICASEDQWGCVVAWNVRGPRYERNGFEFKDPDAPGAPASMASRICVNPLTWKTDGEVAPASLHEGALFFDTEAPAVLPAFADAACREGNVWITRMGPLPPRDFASGVLLWTMGPDNWHAIEYQLFYVNLRRNAVRRVEAFRAAHRRAASP from the coding sequence GTGGTGCTGCTCGGCGTCTTTCTCGTGTTCCTGTCGTTTTTTACCCTCGATCGGTGGTTGTTCGTCGCCCTCGACCCCGGGCCCTTCGAGCCGAGCGCCGCGCCTCCCGCGCCGGACTACGACGAGGACGCCTCCTGGGCCGCGCTCCCCACGAGGGAGGACGACGCCGACGTCTCCTTGCCGGAGCTGCCGGCCGCGGCGCGCGGGGCGGAGAGCGCCGATGTATTTTTCGTCCATCCGACGACGTCCCTCGCCAAGCGGTGGAACGCGCCGATCGACGACCCGGAGATCGTCCGGGCGACGGCGCGCGGGGCGACGCTCATCCAGGCGAGCGTGTTCAACGCCTGCTGCGCCGTGTATGCGCCGCGTTATCGTCAGGCCAACGGCAAGGCCTTCGTCGCGCCGAGCCCGGAGGGTGATCGCGCGCTCGACATTGCTTTTGGTGACGTCGCCGCCGCGTTTGATTCGTTCCTCGCGCGGCGCGGCGAGGGCCGCCCGTTCGTCCTCGCGTCGCACAGCCAGGGGACGGTCCTCGCGTCCCGCCTGCTCCGGGAGAGGATCTGGGGCAAACCCCCCGCCGAGCACCTCGTCGCGGCGTACCTGATCGGAGGGCCGATCCGGCGGGAGACGATCGGCGAGGCCATTCCGATCTGCGCGTCCGAGGATCAGTGGGGCTGCGTGGTCGCCTGGAACGTGCGAGGCCCGCGCTACGAGCGCAACGGTTTCGAGTTCAAGGACCCGGACGCGCCCGGAGCCCCGGCTTCCATGGCCTCGCGCATTTGCGTCAATCCGCTCACGTGGAAGACGGACGGCGAGGTGGCGCCGGCGTCGTTGCACGAGGGCGCGCTCTTCTTCGATACGGAGGCGCCCGCGGTCCTCCCGGCCTTCGCCGACGCGGCGTGCCGGGAGGGAAACGTCTGGATCACCCGGATGGGCCCGCTGCCGCCGCGCGATTTCGCGAGCGGGGTGCTCCTCTGGACGATGGGCCCCGACAACTGGCACGCCATCGAGTATCAGCTCTTTTACGTGAACCTGCGGAGAAACGCGGTCCGGCGCGTCGAAGCATTTCGAGCGGCGCATCGCAGGGCCGCGTCACCGTGA
- a CDS encoding SAM-dependent methyltransferase, whose translation MTQPAPDRLKFTTIAHATHRYLSPLSAEKATRLVDGLALREGAEVLDIGCGRAGFLLDLCERSPANGLGVDINSTFIAAARAEASRRGLDARVRLVDRALADVVGDAARFDAIVCMGSSQALGTFVEALAWAYAHLAPGGVALFADGFWRRRPDPGYLEALGGATEDEMNTHAGNTRLAREAGFRVLSTACASEDEWDAYEGRYCAAIERYVDANPTDPDTPAMAARIRAWHEAYLTWGRDTLGFGFYTLMKPAAHGL comes from the coding sequence ATGACCCAACCTGCCCCGGATCGACTGAAGTTCACGACGATCGCTCACGCGACGCACCGTTACCTTTCCCCGCTCTCGGCCGAGAAGGCCACGCGGCTCGTCGACGGGCTCGCGCTGCGTGAGGGCGCGGAGGTGCTCGACATCGGCTGCGGCCGGGCGGGGTTTCTCCTCGACCTCTGCGAGCGTTCCCCGGCGAACGGCCTCGGCGTCGACATCAATTCGACCTTCATCGCCGCTGCGCGCGCGGAAGCTTCGCGACGTGGCCTCGATGCGCGCGTGCGCCTCGTGGATCGGGCGCTCGCCGACGTGGTGGGCGACGCGGCGCGCTTCGACGCGATCGTCTGCATGGGATCGAGCCAGGCGCTCGGCACGTTCGTCGAGGCGCTCGCCTGGGCGTACGCGCACCTCGCTCCCGGCGGCGTGGCGCTCTTCGCCGACGGCTTCTGGCGACGCCGGCCCGATCCCGGTTACCTCGAAGCGCTCGGCGGGGCGACCGAGGACGAGATGAACACGCACGCCGGAAATACGCGCCTCGCGCGGGAGGCTGGTTTTCGCGTGCTCTCGACCGCGTGCGCGAGCGAGGACGAGTGGGACGCGTACGAGGGCCGTTATTGCGCCGCCATCGAGCGGTACGTCGACGCGAACCCGACCGACCCGGATACGCCGGCGATGGCCGCCCGCATCCGCGCCTGGCACGAGGCGTACCTCACGTGGGGCCGCGATACGCTGGGGTTCGGTTTTTACACCCTGATGAAGCCCGCGGCGCATGGGCTCTGA
- a CDS encoding cupin domain-containing protein: protein MTKPEGKEKLYQSADFDKTPPRPRVVMPEKLIHRQVEGDGQRDAYSKERKHPVFFVDLPTRCISMTIGHLDPGQSSNRHRHTYETVLYVLEGEGYSVVHDQKIEWKTGDAVYIPVWTWHNHVNTGAGLARYLACENAPILQNLGGVALREELPEKGMKDPE from the coding sequence ATGACGAAGCCCGAAGGCAAAGAGAAGCTCTACCAATCCGCCGACTTCGACAAGACGCCGCCGCGCCCGCGTGTCGTCATGCCGGAGAAGCTGATCCACCGCCAGGTCGAGGGCGACGGGCAACGCGACGCGTACTCCAAGGAGCGCAAGCACCCGGTCTTTTTCGTCGATCTGCCGACGCGTTGCATCAGCATGACGATCGGCCACCTCGACCCGGGCCAGTCCTCGAACCGCCACCGCCACACCTACGAGACCGTGCTCTACGTGCTCGAAGGCGAGGGCTACTCGGTCGTTCACGATCAGAAGATCGAGTGGAAGACCGGCGACGCCGTCTACATCCCCGTCTGGACCTGGCACAACCACGTCAACACCGGCGCGGGCCTCGCCCGCTACCTCGCCTGCGAGAACGCGCCCATCCTCCAGAACCTCGGCGGCGTCGCGCTCCGCGAGGAGCTGCCCGAGAAGGGCATGAAAGACCCCGAGTGA
- a CDS encoding YceI family protein, producing MTRPRLRLLAALPLLALAASGCSKDEPNPNAAPISSSLAAAKPQTDAGKPYAVEAAGAKVGFTMDAPIEKIFGEADGSISGELFVDAEDVTRSTGLVKIDLDKLVIFQQKRADEASTFGERTKSDTQNEHARNWLGIGKDVGEAEKQKHRFIEFKLSKIETAGPKGVAGLSGAERTMKLDVTGDFRLHERTVQKKAELEVTFVMEGDKVTALRVRSTKPIAVNLEEHDVRPRDTLGVILQKTTDELATLGKKVSKDAMVSLDFQAKPR from the coding sequence ATGACGCGCCCACGCCTCCGCCTCCTCGCCGCTCTGCCCCTCCTCGCGCTCGCCGCCTCCGGCTGCTCCAAGGACGAACCCAACCCGAACGCGGCCCCCATCTCCTCGTCGCTCGCCGCCGCGAAGCCGCAGACCGACGCGGGCAAACCGTACGCCGTCGAAGCCGCCGGCGCGAAGGTGGGCTTCACGATGGATGCGCCCATCGAGAAGATCTTCGGCGAGGCAGACGGCTCGATCTCGGGCGAGCTCTTCGTCGACGCGGAGGACGTCACGCGCTCGACGGGGCTCGTGAAGATCGACCTCGACAAACTCGTGATCTTTCAGCAGAAGCGCGCGGACGAGGCGTCCACGTTCGGCGAGCGGACGAAGAGCGACACGCAGAACGAGCACGCGCGCAACTGGCTCGGCATCGGCAAGGACGTCGGCGAGGCGGAGAAGCAGAAGCACCGCTTCATCGAGTTCAAGCTCTCGAAGATCGAGACGGCGGGACCCAAGGGCGTCGCGGGCCTCTCGGGCGCCGAGCGCACGATGAAGCTCGACGTCACGGGCGACTTCCGCCTGCACGAGCGCACGGTGCAGAAGAAGGCGGAGCTCGAGGTCACGTTCGTGATGGAGGGCGACAAGGTGACGGCGCTCCGCGTGAGGTCGACGAAGCCCATCGCCGTGAACCTGGAGGAGCACGACGTGCGCCCGCGCGACACGCTCGGCGTGATCCTGCAGAAGACCACGGACGAGCTCGCGACGCTCGGCAAGAAGGTCTCGAAGGACGCGATGGTGTCGCTCGACTTCCAGGCCAAGCCGAGGTGA